In Candidatus Woesearchaeota archaeon, one genomic interval encodes:
- a CDS encoding radical SAM protein, with the protein MSRNIRKPLVNKLDKLMYENIVEKELNYPKSVQEKKYQFAKAMLSCTLRNIDKGYFSKNVANKIVNSLVAGAFLGEKNSLHVREQFRKKYGESPPGFLVLSPTQKCNLNCEGCYAACRADTTETLPYDIVEKIVDEAYHSFGNRFMTISGGEPFLYRNKGKTLFDIWKKYPDMFFLVYTNGTFITNENAKKLSELGNVTPAISVEGFKAETDERRGKGIHDNILKAFENLRQHGVPFGISVTATNKNVDILLEDEFYDFYFEQQGATYMWKFQLMPIGRARQAKEIMVTPRQRVELYHKWKYLLEKKQYLIADFWNSGVLSDGCIAYGRDGGYLYIDWNGNIMPCVFVPYYVDNIKDLLKQGKSIRHALFSQFFKNGRNWQNKYGLKNSKHPHNWLMPCSIRDHYKHFREKIITSEVKSENEEAGIAINSEEYSEVLENFDKELDKLTKGIWKTEYLQPQKVLTEKKQGIA; encoded by the coding sequence GGAACATAAGAAAGCCTCTTGTGAATAAGCTCGATAAATTAATGTACGAAAATATCGTGGAAAAAGAGCTTAATTATCCTAAATCGGTACAGGAAAAAAAATACCAGTTTGCAAAAGCCATGCTTTCCTGCACCCTGCGGAACATAGACAAAGGATATTTTTCAAAAAACGTAGCAAATAAAATAGTAAACAGCCTGGTGGCAGGCGCATTTTTGGGAGAAAAAAATTCATTGCACGTAAGAGAGCAGTTCAGGAAAAAATATGGGGAATCTCCTCCCGGTTTTCTGGTGTTGTCGCCTACTCAGAAATGTAATTTAAATTGTGAAGGGTGCTACGCAGCATGCCGCGCAGACACCACAGAAACGCTGCCCTATGATATTGTTGAGAAAATAGTTGATGAAGCATATCATTCATTCGGCAACCGCTTTATGACCATAAGCGGAGGAGAGCCATTTCTTTACAGAAATAAGGGCAAAACCCTGTTTGACATCTGGAAAAAATACCCTGACATGTTTTTCCTGGTTTACACTAACGGCACATTCATAACTAATGAAAATGCAAAGAAATTATCTGAGCTGGGAAATGTTACGCCTGCAATCTCAGTAGAAGGATTTAAGGCTGAAACCGACGAAAGAAGAGGGAAAGGAATTCACGATAATATCCTAAAGGCATTTGAAAACCTGAGGCAACACGGCGTTCCTTTTGGCATATCAGTTACTGCAACCAATAAAAACGTAGACATTCTTCTGGAAGATGAATTTTATGATTTCTATTTTGAACAGCAGGGAGCAACTTATATGTGGAAGTTTCAGCTTATGCCTATAGGAAGGGCAAGGCAGGCAAAGGAGATAATGGTAACCCCGCGGCAAAGAGTTGAGCTCTATCACAAATGGAAATATCTCCTTGAAAAGAAACAATACCTTATAGCAGACTTCTGGAACAGCGGAGTGCTTTCAGACGGCTGTATAGCATACGGCAGGGACGGCGGCTACCTTTATATAGATTGGAACGGCAATATAATGCCCTGTGTTTTTGTCCCTTATTATGTCGACAACATTAAGGATCTCCTGAAACAGGGGAAATCTATAAGGCATGCATTATTCTCGCAGTTTTTCAAAAACGGAAGGAATTGGCAGAACAAGTACGGCCTGAAAAACTCCAAACATCCGCATAATTGGCTCATGCCCTGTTCGATAAGGGATCACTATAAGCATTTCAGGGAAAAAATTATCACCAGTGAAGTAAAGTCAGAAAACGAAGAAGCGGGCATTGCCATTAATTCAGAAGAATATTCAGAAGTGCTGGAAAATTTCGACAAGGAACTCGATAAGCTGACAAAGGGAATTTGGAAAACAGAGTACTTGCAGCCGCAGAAGGTACTCACAGAGAAAAAACAAGGCATAGCTTAA